TGGTGCCTCCCGAGCGACGGGTGGGCGGCGGAGTGCTGGAGACGGTGGAACTCGGCTACAACCGCTCCCTCGCCCGGCACGAAAGCGCGCGCTGCCTGGACTGCGCGGTCAGCCCCGTCTTCAACAGCGAGCGTTGCGTTCTTTGTGCGGGATGCGTGGACGTATGTCCCCACGACTGCCTGTCGATCGTTCCCCTGGACAAGATCCGGTACACGCCCGAACTGAAGGACCTTTTTGAGAAGCGCTACGGGGAAAATACGGCTGTGGCCGACGCCGAAGGCGCGGCGATTCTCAAAGACGAAACGACCTGTATCCGATGCGGCCTCTGCGCTCAGCGCTGTCCGGTAGGAGCGATCACCATGGAGCGGTTGGTCTTTAAAGAAGGAATCTCATGAGCGAGCCGATCGACAGGCGCCGGTTTTTCACACGGATCGGTCTCGCAGGAATGGGCGCGGCGTTGGGACTCGCGTGGATCGGCGTCATGCGTTTCTTTTCGTTGAAAGTTTTTTACGAACGATCGCGCGCGGTAAAGATCGGGAAACCGGAAGAGTTCACTGCGGGATCCATGCGGCTTTTCTCGGAACACCGCTTCTTTCTTTTTCGGGATGAGGAGGGATTTTACGCCATCTCGGCGGTATGCACGCATCTGGGCTGTGTCGTTCGGCGCATCGAGGAAACCTACGAATGTCCCTGCCACGGATCCGCCTTTGATCAGAACGGTCAGGTGACACGAGGACCTGCTCCCGCCCCGCTCAAGTGGCTAAAAATCGCCCAATCGGCCGACGGCTACCTCGTCGTAAACTTGGCGGAAAACGTCCGGACCGGAACCAGATTCAACTATGCGTGACGAGAACCTCTCTACGGCACGCTCCAGCCTATGGAAGAACGCTCGGGCGCTGCCGATGAATTTCTGGCGCTCCCTCATGCGCCATGGCTCTCCGGACTCCCCCCGAAACCGGTCGCTGGTCGTCATGTCGAACGTCTTCTTGCATATCCATCCGGTGCATGTGCATCGCCACAGTCTGAAATGGAGCTATTCTTTCGGTCTCGGACTCATCTCGGCATTTCTTTTCATCATTCTGTGCGTAACGGGCGTGGTCCTCATGATCTTTTATGTTCCGTCGACGGAACTCGCTTACGACCGCATGAAGGATTTGAGTTTTGTGGTCACGGGGGGCCGATTGATTCGGAATCTCCACCGGTGGGCGGCTCACGGGATGGTCGTCGCCGTTTTGCTCCACATGGTTCGCGTCTTTTATACCGGTTCGTACAAGGCGCCCCGGGAATTCAACTGGGTGATCGGGATGCTTCTTCTCATATTGACCTTAGGCTTGAGCTTCACCGGCTACCTGTTGCCATGGGACCAGTTGGCGTTTTGGGCGATCACCGTGGGATCATCGATCGCGGCTTCGACCAACGAGGTGACCGATGCTCTCGGAATGACCCCTTACTTCGACCCCGGAAGAATGATCCGGGAGCTGATGCTGGGCGGCACGGAGATCGGCCAGGATGCGCTCCTCCGTTTCTATGTCTTGCATGTGATTGTTCTCCCCGTTTTTATGATCGTTCTTATGGCGGTCCATATCTGGAGAATCCGGATGGATGGCGGCCTTTCGCGCCCCGGAACCTCTAACGTAGCACCTCCGATCGGAACGGAGGCCGCCGGCGCCACCCGAACGTACGGCCTGATGGCGTTGGTGAAGGGGAAGTCGACCAAAACCGACAGTTTGCCGGAAGACACGGTATTCTCCTGGCCCCGCCTTTTTCTGATCGAGGTTTCTCTTTTTATGACCGTATTCGTCCTCTTTGTGGTCCTTTCCCTGCTGTTCGACGCGCCCCTAAAGGAAATCGCCAATCCGGCGGTCCCGGAGAACCCGGCCAAGGCGCCGTGGTATTTTTTGGGATTGCAGGAGCTGGTCAGCTACTCGGGCTTTGCAGGCGGCGTCCTCATCCCCGGCATCGCGATCCTGGGCCTGCTGATCATTCCGTATCTGGATCGGGAGACGGAGGGAGTCGGAATCTGGTGTCACGGGGGAGGAAGCCGGCGGGAGATTCTCACATCCGGAATCGGGGCGGCCATCGGCATCGCGGCGCTGATCGCTTTCACGGTGAAGTACGGTTGGTTGCGAAACTGGTTCCCCGATATTCCGCAGTTGGTGATTACAGCCTTCAATCCGGGGACCGTAATCGTCGCCTTCTTTGCGCTGAAGAGCGCCTGGACCGTTCGCCGCACAGGGTCGACGCGGTTGGGGGCGATCTCCCTTTTCACGATGTTCTGTGTTGGGTTCATCATCCTTACGTACGTCGGCACATTCTTGCGCGGCCCAAGCTGGCACTTTTATTGGTCTACCTCAGATTGGCCCGGGGGGGGCCATTAGCGGAAAGAAGCGATGGGGATACGCGTCTGGTTCGCCGCTTCGTCCGTTTCCGCCGCGATTGTTCTGATCATCGCGGCGGTGGCCGACTATCGCACCGAATGGCGCACACATCAGCTGGAGTATCGGGAGCGTGCCCTGGCCATGGAGAGGGAATTCTCCGTCCGGGAATTGCTCAAAAACATGGAAATTGGAATCCACCAGGAATACCTCGAGGAACTGGGTCGCGTGGATCGCTGTGTCACATGTCATCTGGGGATTGAAAACCCAAAGATGGCCGACGTCCCCCAACCGCTCAAAAGCCACCCGGGATTTCTGCTCAAGAGTCATCCTCCGCAACGATTCGGCTGCACGATCTGTCACGGGGGCCAGGGATTGGCGACCGACAGTCGGGAAGCACATGGGCAGGTCTCCAATTGGGATCGCCCGCTGCGCGAGCCAATTCAAATCGAGGCCGCGTGCGGGACGTGTCACCGTCAGGGAAAGCTGGATAACGCGGAACGTTTGAACGAAGGGAGGACGCTGTTTCAACAATTCGGCTGCGTGGGGTGCCACCGCGTGTGGGCCCGTGGTTTACACGTGGGTCCAGACCTCTCACGTCTGGCCGAAAAGGATTTCACCGGCGATCACCGAGTCGACTTGGAGGATTGGGAATGGAACATCCAACACTTGATCGACCCGCGCTCGAAAGTCCAACGTAGTTTCATGCCCGGTTTTGGTTTCGATCGGAACCAAGCGACGGCTCTCGCCGTCTTTCTGTATTCGCTGAGTGATCGATCGGTGGCTGCAAGCTATTGGCCTCCGGACCGGCCTGAGATCGTTCCGCGCTCGCGTATCGATAGTGGATACGAGGTTTTCCTGGAATACGGCTGTGCGGGATGCCATGGCGTCAAGGGAAAAGGGGGCGTTCTCAACGCGAATTCACAGAGCGGCGGACAGGTTCCGGCGCTCACCAAACTGAGGGAAGGCTACCTTAAGGAGGCGCTCATTCAGAAGATCAAGGAAGGAGCGCGGACGGAGAAAGCGGATCCGAAGGGGATCAATCCCCCCCTGCACATGCCCGCTTGGCGCGGAGAGATCGGCGATGAAAAACTGGACCTCTTGGCCGACTATCTCTTCAGCCTGGCGCCTCAAACGAAGGATGATTGGGATGAATGACCGCCGATATCGGAATCCGACAATTCCCGGCGGAATCCGGCAATGAACTCGGGGCTGTTTCCGGCGAATCCAATCCGCATCTTTCGTAGATCACCGAAAATGAACGACATGGAACGCCATGTCCGCGTGAAAGCTTGTGGCACGTAAGTTGCTCACCCACGAGCGCGCGAAGGCGTGCAAGTTGATTACAAAACAAACAATCCAGTGGCGGAGGAGCGACGCATGATGGGACGAGCCAACCTCGCAGCAGCATTTGCGATAACGATCGCGGGAATGCTTTTCATCTTTGGGGAACGGGCGACGGCCCAAGAAGAGCCCAAGGGAGAAACGGAACCAGCGACCGAAAAGCCCGTTGCTCCAGCGGCGAAAGAGAAAGCCGACGACTGGGATACCGCCGGCCCCGTCGATAAGACGCCCCACATTTCGGGGTCATTGATGATGTCGTGGCGTTACACGAACCTCACGGAGAACACGCTCGCGGACGGCACCGAGGTGGAGGATTTCAATACCTTTCAAGTCGAGCACACGCATATCAAGTTCTTTGGGGACCTGAGCGAGAAACTATCTTGGGAAATCATGCCCTGCGTGACGCATATGAACGACTTCAGTGTGGTGACCGTGCATTTCGTCTACAAGTTTCTTCCGGAACTTCAACTCACGGCCGGGCGCTTTCTCCTTCCCTTCGGCCAATTCAACGTGCGGAGCCTGCCCGGCAGTTATAATACGGTGTCACGTCCGTTGCTCTATCTGAGCCACGAGGATCGGGCTCTCGATTTCGGCCAAACGCCGACGCCGAGTAATTTTATCTTTACGCCTCGCGACGACATCGGCGGCCTTTTATCCGGTAGCTTCTGGTTGGGTCCCGACGATATCGTGCAGCTTTCCTACAACGCCTATTTGACCAAC
The sequence above is a segment of the Bdellovibrionota bacterium genome. Coding sequences within it:
- a CDS encoding Rieske 2Fe-2S domain-containing protein: MSEPIDRRRFFTRIGLAGMGAALGLAWIGVMRFFSLKVFYERSRAVKIGKPEEFTAGSMRLFSEHRFFLFRDEEGFYAISAVCTHLGCVVRRIEETYECPCHGSAFDQNGQVTRGPAPAPLKWLKIAQSADGYLVVNLAENVRTGTRFNYA
- a CDS encoding cytochrome b N-terminal domain-containing protein — its product is MRDENLSTARSSLWKNARALPMNFWRSLMRHGSPDSPRNRSLVVMSNVFLHIHPVHVHRHSLKWSYSFGLGLISAFLFIILCVTGVVLMIFYVPSTELAYDRMKDLSFVVTGGRLIRNLHRWAAHGMVVAVLLHMVRVFYTGSYKAPREFNWVIGMLLLILTLGLSFTGYLLPWDQLAFWAITVGSSIAASTNEVTDALGMTPYFDPGRMIRELMLGGTEIGQDALLRFYVLHVIVLPVFMIVLMAVHIWRIRMDGGLSRPGTSNVAPPIGTEAAGATRTYGLMALVKGKSTKTDSLPEDTVFSWPRLFLIEVSLFMTVFVLFVVLSLLFDAPLKEIANPAVPENPAKAPWYFLGLQELVSYSGFAGGVLIPGIAILGLLIIPYLDRETEGVGIWCHGGGSRREILTSGIGAAIGIAALIAFTVKYGWLRNWFPDIPQLVITAFNPGTVIVAFFALKSAWTVRRTGSTRLGAISLFTMFCVGFIILTYVGTFLRGPSWHFYWSTSDWPGGGH
- a CDS encoding c-type cytochrome, with the translated sequence MGIRVWFAASSVSAAIVLIIAAVADYRTEWRTHQLEYRERALAMEREFSVRELLKNMEIGIHQEYLEELGRVDRCVTCHLGIENPKMADVPQPLKSHPGFLLKSHPPQRFGCTICHGGQGLATDSREAHGQVSNWDRPLREPIQIEAACGTCHRQGKLDNAERLNEGRTLFQQFGCVGCHRVWARGLHVGPDLSRLAEKDFTGDHRVDLEDWEWNIQHLIDPRSKVQRSFMPGFGFDRNQATALAVFLYSLSDRSVAASYWPPDRPEIVPRSRIDSGYEVFLEYGCAGCHGVKGKGGVLNANSQSGGQVPALTKLREGYLKEALIQKIKEGARTEKADPKGINPPLHMPAWRGEIGDEKLDLLADYLFSLAPQTKDDWDE